One genomic region from Marmota flaviventris isolate mMarFla1 chromosome 6, mMarFla1.hap1, whole genome shotgun sequence encodes:
- the LOC139706264 gene encoding olfactory receptor 2B11-like, with protein MTIVNESHHEEFILLGFADLPWLELPLFVILLITYPLALIGNIAIILVSKLDPHLHSPMYFFLTNLSFLDMCYTTSIVPQMLFNLGSSTKTISYIGCIIQLYIFHIMGGTECLLLAIMSFDRYVAICRPLHYTLIMNQRTCILLVSIMWMTGVIFAFSEATLTLQLPLCGVNKLDHLLCEIPVLIKTACGEKEANELALSVVCIFILAVPLCLILASYASIGHAVFKIKSSEGRKKAFGTCSSHLIVVSLFYGPAISMYLQPSSSITRDQPKFMALFYAVMTSTLNPFIYTLRNKDVKGALGNLVRNICKCK; from the coding sequence ATGACAATAGTTAATGAAAGTCATCATGAAGAGTTCATCCTACTAGGCTTTGCAGACCTACCTTGGCTAGAGCTTCCTCTATTCGTTATTCTTCTCATAACATATCCCCTGGCCTTGATTGGAAACATTGCTATCATTCTGGTTTCCAAATTAGATCCTCATCTCCACAgccccatgtatttcttcctcacCAACCTCTCCTTTCTAGACATGTGTTATACCACAAGCATTGTGCCTCAGATGCTATTTAATCTGGGAAGCTCTACGAAGACCATTAGCTATATTGGGTGTATAATTCAGCTTTATATCTTCCATATAATGGGGGGCACAGAATGTCTGCTCTTGGCTATTATGTCCtttgaccgctatgtggccatctgcagaCCTCTGCACTACACCCTCATCATGAATCAACGTACTTGCATCTTGCTAGTATCCATTATGTGGATGACTGGAGTGATCTTTGCTTTCTCAGAAGCCACTCTTACATTACAATTGCCATTGTGTGGTGTCAATAAACTGGATCACTTGTTGTGTGAAATTCCAGTTCTGATAAAGACTGCCTGTGGTGAAAAGGAAGCTAATGAGCTTGCACTGTCTGTggtgtgtatttttatattagcTGTTCCTCTATGTTTAATCCTTGCCTCCTATGCTAGTATTGGACATGCTGTATTTAAGATTAAATCTtctgagggaaggaagaaggccTTTGGTACATGTTCCTCTCATCTCAttgtagtttctttattttatggtCCAGCCATTAGCATGTATCTTCAGCCTTCCTCCTCTATCACAAGGGACCAGCCCAAGTTCATGGCTCTCTTCTATGCAGTAATGACATCAACACTAAACCCCTTCATCTATACCCTAAGGAATAAGGATGTAAAAGGGGCCTTAGGGAACCTAGTGAGGAACATTtgcaaatgcaaataa